In the genome of Syntrophorhabdaceae bacterium, the window AAAAAAAAAGTGGTACCAGGGGAGGCGCTATGTCCGGATTGGTGCGGTTTGGGGTTTCGCTTGAAGGCGAACTGCTCCGGAAATTCGACGAGCTTATCAGGGAAAAGAATTACTCCAACCGGTCGGAGGCGTTTCGGGATCTCATACGACAGGAGCTCGTCACAAAGGAATGGGAGGTCGGAGAAGAGGTTGCCGGAGCGATAACGCTCATTTACGACCATCACCACCGGGAACTGCTGAACAAGGTGACAGACCTTCAACATGATCTTCAACATGTCATCATATCCACGCAGCACGTCCACCTCGATCACAACAATTGTCTTGAGATAATTGCCTTAAGGGGAAAGCCGGATGAGGTCCGAAGGCTGGCGGAAATGCTCAGATCCATCAAGGGCATAAAGCATTGCACCCTCAGCATGTCCAGCACAGGAAAAGAAATAGTCTAAAGACCAACAGAGAAATAAGACCACCGGAATCCTTACGAGATCTATCAGTCCCATACGTCATGTACGTCCAGTTTGACCCGTATTCTTCTATGCCCCCCAGCCCGCAAATGCGGCGGTTTCTTGCTTGAAAAGGTTCTTTCTTTCTTATAGTATTGATGAACAGGACAGGCTCCGGGATCCGGGCTGCAGGTTGCGCGGGATCTCGGTTTCACTTTTACGAGCATGCAGGAGGAAGGGGTATGATGAGGAAGATCTTTTTTGCCATCTTCGTGATGGTCATATGGTCAGGCATTGGCGGTCATGCCGGCGGTGCATCGGTGGAGATGTTCTCGCCGGAAGGCACGGTGAAGGATGTCCGCCAGGTAACGGCCCGGTTCACCGACCAGATGGCGGCATTCGGCGATCCTCGTCTCGTGGACCCTTTCACCGTGCAATGCGCACAGAAGGGACAGGGGCGTTGGATAGACGGAAAGAACTGGTCTTACGATTTTGCCGGGGCACTCCCTGCCGGGGTTGCCTGTACCTTCACCCTGAAGCAGAACCTCAAGACCCTCTCGGGGACGCCGGTTGCAGGCCGGAAGACCTTTACATTCGATACGGGGGGTCCCTCGGTCCGCGAATCGGACCCCTGGGCCGAGGGCAATGAGATAGAAGAGAGACAGACGTTCCTCTTCCGGCTCGACGCACCGGCCACGGAGGCGTCGGTAGCGAAGAATGTCTCCTGCTCCATCGAGCGTATCCGCGAGCGCGTCGGTATTCGGCTTATAACCGGCGAGGAGCGTAGACGATTACTTCGCGATATGGGTGTTCCAAAGAAGGCCGAGAATCACGCCGTGCTGTTCCAATGCAGGCAGGCCTTCCCCCCCAAGGCCCTTGTTAAGATCATATGGGGCAGGGGGGTGAGGTCGAAGAGCGGCGTGGCGACTGTGAAGGACCAGGTGCTCTCCTACCGGGCGCGCGGGCCTTTCACCGCAAGGTTCCGCTGCATGAAGGAGAAGCCTCGCGGCGGGTGCATACCGTTGTCACCGATGCGGCTCATCTTCTCGGCCCCCATATCGAAAAAGGATGCAGCGAAGGTCACCATGGCGACACAAAAGAACTCGACAAAGGCGATGGCATGGAAGCCGGGGATAGACAACGAGGGTGACAGCGACACCACATACCTGATCTTCCGCGGGCCTTTTCCCGAGAAGAGTCTCCTGAATATTCACCTGCCGGAAGGTCTCAAGGACGTTTCAGGACGCTCCCTTTCAAATGCCAGCAAGTTTCCCCTTCCCGTTAAGACTGATACTTACCCCGCCCTGGCCAAGTTCCCCGACAGGTTTGGCGTCATCGAGTCGAAGAAGGAAGCCTTTTTGCCCGTCACAGTGCGCAATATAGAGGCGGAGGTCAAGACCTGGCTTTTGAGAGGAGATGAAGAGAGGGTTTTGGGGCCCGCCGCCCCGCAGGGCCGTGTCCAGGGAGACGAGGCGAAACCCGCCGTCGGGGGAATGAAGGGCAGTATTCGCAGGACAACCGACGACGACGCATCGATCATAGCATGGCTCTATAAGCTCGACAGTTCACCGCGGGAGAGATCGGTCCTGAAGGGGGACCCGAACAGCAGGGCGATATCGATACCCAGGCCGGGAGGAACACAGGAATTCGAGGTTATAGGCATACCCCTTCGCGAGCCCGGTTTCTATGTTGTCGAGATAGAGAGTCTCATGCTGGGGCAAAGGCTTCTCGATAAACCGGGACCCCTTTACGTGCCTACCTCTGCCCTGGTCACGAACATGGCGGCGCATCTCAAATGGGGCAGGGAGTCGTCCCTCGTTTTCGTAACCGCCCTCGACAGCGGTGATCCGGTTGCCAATGCGTCCGTTACGCTCAGGGACTGCAGGGGCGGCCTCGTCTGGCAGGGCACCGCCGATGCGAATGGTATCGCCAGGATCGCGAAGCGCCTTCCCGACCAGGCCAGTCTGCCTCAATGCCGCCGCGGCAAGGAGGAGAAAGGCCTTTACTATGAATATTCACGGGTCCTGTCGGGCATCACGGGAGGTCTCTTTGTGTTTGCCCGCAGCGGCAGGGACATGACCTTTACTCATTCCAGCTGGGATGACGGCATAGAATCCTGGCGCTTCAATCTTCCCGAAAGGTATGGCAGCCGCAAAGAACCCATAATTGCGCACACGGTTTTCGACAGGACGCTCCTTAGAGCGGGTGAGACGGTCCATATGAAGCATTTTGTCCGGCAGCGCACCATGGAGGGTCTTTTTGTGCCTTCCAGCCTTAGGAATATCAACGAGGCGGTCGTCGTCCATGTCGGGAGCAACGAGAAATACACCATCGGGCTCACATGGAAGGGCAACGGCACCGCCGAAAACACATGGAAGATACCCGTCGCGGCGAAGCTGGGAGCCTATGAGGTTTATCTGAGAAACGCACCGGCCCCGGGCAAGAGGGAGCAAATGGGAGAACTCTCGGGTTCCTTCAGGGTTGAGCAGTTCCGGGTCCCCCTCATGCGTGGTTTCATCCGGGGCCCGAAGGAGCCTGCTATCAACGCCGACTCCATTGATGTCGATGTCGATCTCAGATATCTTTCCGGCGGGGCGGCGGCGGACCATCCCATCCGGATCCGTTCCGAAATGGAACAGAAATGGATCTCCTTTGATGACTATGAGGATCTTACCTTCTCCCTGGGCCGGGTCAGGACGGGTATGGAAAAGTTTAATGAGACCGCTGACCGGTTTTTCGAGGATGAGGCTCCCGAGGGCGAAGAGACAGCGGAGGGTTCTGACCGCCGGGTAAGGATGGACAGGTTCGGACGCCCCCGGGTACGGCTCAAAACGATTGAATTGAACCTCGACAGGAACGGGACCGCACGGTCAACGCTCAAGGACCTTCCCCGGACAGACGTGCCGAGGGAGATCCTGAGCGAACTCGAATTCAGAGACCCCAACGGGGAGGTCCAGACGGCGTCGACGAGGATACCCCTGTATCCGTCAGCGCTTCATACGGGAATAGCCGCCCGCGGGGAGAATGTGGACAATACCCTGAAGTACCAGGTGGTCGTTCTTGATCTCAAGGGGAATCCGCAGCCGGACTGTGCGGTCAAGGCGAAGGTCTTCAAACGGTCCACGTATTCCCACAGGCGCAGGATAACGGGCGGTTTCTATGCCTTCGAGCACGCTACGGAAACGAAAGAGATCGGGGAGCACTGCTCGGGGAGGACCGATGCGAATGGCATTCTCCGCTGCGAAGGAAAGACACCCGCGACGGGAAGGATAGTGATCGAGGCGCAGACGAAGGACTCCCGGGGGAATGTTTCCTCGACGAACCGGGAGGTGACCGTATATGGCAAGGACGACGCATGGCACGAGGCCCGCAATGACGACCGCATCGAACTCATCCCCCGCCGCCGCCTTGTCGACCCCGGCGAAACGATGAGCTTTGAGGTACGGATGCCCTTCCGGACGGCGACGGCCCTTGTTACCGTGGAACGCGAAGGGGTGATGGATGCATACATAAAGAAGGTTTCCCGGGAGAACCCGGTCATAGATATTCCCGTAAAGTCCAATTACGTGCCCAACGTTTTTGTCTCGGCGCTCGTGGTCAGGGGACGGCTGGCGGGTACACAGCCGACGGCTCTCTTCGATCCCGGAAAACCGGCATACAGGCTGGGCATAGCCGAGGTGAGGGTGGGCTGGAAGCCCCATGTTCTCAAGGTGAAGGTCGAAACAGACAGGAAGACGTATGCAGTCAGACAGCCCGTCAAGGCCCATATTGCGGTGAGGGCGCCTGACGGTTCGGCACCGCCGAGCGGCTCAGAGGTTGCCGTGGCCGTGGTTGATGAAGGACTCCTTGAACTCAAGCCGAACCTGAGCTGGGGGCTCCTCGAGGCGATGATGCGCCGGAAGGACTACGAAGTATCGACCGCCACATCACAGATGATGGTCGTGGGCAAGCGCCATTTCGGTCGCAAGGCGCTTCCTCACGGGGGAGGCGGAGGGAAGCAGCTGACGCGGGAACTCTTTGATACCCTTGTTTACTGGAGGAGCGCGGTGCCCCTCGACGGCGACGGGGAAGCGGATGTTACCTTTGATCTCAATGATTCCCTTACATCCTTCAGGGTCGTGGCCATAGCCAGTTCGGGGAGCGATCTCTTCGGCACCGGAGCGGGAACGATCAGAACTACCCAGGACCTCATGTTGCTTTCGGGCCTGCCAGGTCTCGTCCGGGAAGGCGACCGTTTCACCGCGGGATTCACGGTGCGCAATGCATCGGCCCGGCAAATGGACGTGGCGGTGAGTTTGAAACTGAACGATGGCAAATCCCAGCGGTCGCTTCCGCCCCTTTCGGTGGCCATACCGGCCGGAGGGGCCCGGGAGGCGAACTGGCAGATAACCGTGCCCAACGGTGTCGTGAGGCTCGACTACGAGGTATCGGCAAAGGAGCCTTCAGGACCGGCGCAGGATACGCTCAAAGCGACCCAGAAGGTCGTGCCGGCGGTGAGCCTCAGGGTGTTCCAGGGCACCCTGGCACAGGTGAAAGACACCCTTAAAATGGATGTGGAGCACCCCGTGGATGCACAGCCGGGTCGCGGGGGTGTAGCCGTTGCCCTTAGGGCGCGGCTTTCCGAGGGACTCGACGGCGTGGTGGATCATATGCGCCGCTATCCCTACACCTGTCTTGAACAGAAGGCATCGAAGGCGGTCGCCCTCGGCGACCGTGAGATGTGGAAGGATATCATGGGCCAGTTTCCGGCTTATCTTGACAGCGATGGCCTGGCGAAATACTTCCCTCTCATGATG includes:
- the nikR gene encoding nickel-responsive transcriptional regulator NikR, producing MSGLVRFGVSLEGELLRKFDELIREKNYSNRSEAFRDLIRQELVTKEWEVGEEVAGAITLIYDHHHRELLNKVTDLQHDLQHVIISTQHVHLDHNNCLEIIALRGKPDEVRRLAEMLRSIKGIKHCTLSMSSTGKEIV
- a CDS encoding MG2 domain-containing protein, encoding MMRKIFFAIFVMVIWSGIGGHAGGASVEMFSPEGTVKDVRQVTARFTDQMAAFGDPRLVDPFTVQCAQKGQGRWIDGKNWSYDFAGALPAGVACTFTLKQNLKTLSGTPVAGRKTFTFDTGGPSVRESDPWAEGNEIEERQTFLFRLDAPATEASVAKNVSCSIERIRERVGIRLITGEERRRLLRDMGVPKKAENHAVLFQCRQAFPPKALVKIIWGRGVRSKSGVATVKDQVLSYRARGPFTARFRCMKEKPRGGCIPLSPMRLIFSAPISKKDAAKVTMATQKNSTKAMAWKPGIDNEGDSDTTYLIFRGPFPEKSLLNIHLPEGLKDVSGRSLSNASKFPLPVKTDTYPALAKFPDRFGVIESKKEAFLPVTVRNIEAEVKTWLLRGDEERVLGPAAPQGRVQGDEAKPAVGGMKGSIRRTTDDDASIIAWLYKLDSSPRERSVLKGDPNSRAISIPRPGGTQEFEVIGIPLREPGFYVVEIESLMLGQRLLDKPGPLYVPTSALVTNMAAHLKWGRESSLVFVTALDSGDPVANASVTLRDCRGGLVWQGTADANGIARIAKRLPDQASLPQCRRGKEEKGLYYEYSRVLSGITGGLFVFARSGRDMTFTHSSWDDGIESWRFNLPERYGSRKEPIIAHTVFDRTLLRAGETVHMKHFVRQRTMEGLFVPSSLRNINEAVVVHVGSNEKYTIGLTWKGNGTAENTWKIPVAAKLGAYEVYLRNAPAPGKREQMGELSGSFRVEQFRVPLMRGFIRGPKEPAINADSIDVDVDLRYLSGGAAADHPIRIRSEMEQKWISFDDYEDLTFSLGRVRTGMEKFNETADRFFEDEAPEGEETAEGSDRRVRMDRFGRPRVRLKTIELNLDRNGTARSTLKDLPRTDVPREILSELEFRDPNGEVQTASTRIPLYPSALHTGIAARGENVDNTLKYQVVVLDLKGNPQPDCAVKAKVFKRSTYSHRRRITGGFYAFEHATETKEIGEHCSGRTDANGILRCEGKTPATGRIVIEAQTKDSRGNVSSTNREVTVYGKDDAWHEARNDDRIELIPRRRLVDPGETMSFEVRMPFRTATALVTVEREGVMDAYIKKVSRENPVIDIPVKSNYVPNVFVSALVVRGRLAGTQPTALFDPGKPAYRLGIAEVRVGWKPHVLKVKVETDRKTYAVRQPVKAHIAVRAPDGSAPPSGSEVAVAVVDEGLLELKPNLSWGLLEAMMRRKDYEVSTATSQMMVVGKRHFGRKALPHGGGGGKQLTRELFDTLVYWRSAVPLDGDGEADVTFDLNDSLTSFRVVAIASSGSDLFGTGAGTIRTTQDLMLLSGLPGLVREGDRFTAGFTVRNASARQMDVAVSLKLNDGKSQRSLPPLSVAIPAGGAREANWQITVPNGVVRLDYEVSAKEPSGPAQDTLKATQKVVPAVSLRVFQGTLAQVKDTLKMDVEHPVDAQPGRGGVAVALRARLSEGLDGVVDHMRRYPYTCLEQKASKAVALGDREMWKDIMGQFPAYLDSDGLAKYFPLMMRGSDVLTSYLLSISSESGYEIPQNVRTKMIRGLRGFVEGKVLRHSSLQTADLSIRKVAAIAALARYGEANAQFLTTMDIEPNLWPTSAVLDWIDVLRRMAGIPDRDKKLEMAVRILRGRLNLQGTTMGISTDRSDQLWWLMVSTDLNCARTLIASMEFAAWREDVPRIARGLVSRMKRGRWDTTSANAWGVLAMERFSRKYESTPVKGVSSVALGQKQDAVRWADNAKGGSVILPWPERKSVLRIDHRGEGRPWASVQSIAAVPLKAPLASGYTIKKTITAVERKVPGTWTRGDVMRVRLEIDARSDMTWVVVSDPIPSGSAILGSGLGQGSALLSRQGLKRGWAWEAYRERSFEALRVYYEFVPQGKWTVEYSVRLNNDGMFHMPETRVEALYAPEMFGEIPNRPVEVRK